A single window of Syntrophus aciditrophicus SB DNA harbors:
- the carB gene encoding carbamoyl-phosphate synthase large subunit, with protein sequence MPKRNDIKKIMIIGSGPIVIGQACEFDYSGTQACKALRKLGYEIILVNSNPATIMTDPGTADVTYIEPLNVQSMIEIIENEKPDAILPNLGGQTGLNLTAELAKLGILEKYGVKVIGVQVDAIERGEDRIAFKETMTRLGIDMPKSEPAYTVEEAEKIASKLGYPVVVRPAYTMGGTGGGLVYNLEELRAVASRGISASRVGQILIEESVLGWEELELEVVRDEKNQMITVCFIENVDAMGVHTGDSYCTAPMLTISPELQERLQKYSYAIVEAIQVIGGTNIQFAHNPETGRVVIIEINPRTSRSSALASKATGFPIALVSSMLAGGLTLDEIPYWREGTLDKYTPWGDYVVIKFARWDFEKFPGAQDKLGTQMRAVGEVMSIGKNYKEAFQKAIRSLEKGRYGLGFVKDFNSRSLDDLLERLSEPSSERQFLMYEAIRKGADLDLLHKKTHIKSWFLEQMKELVDLEEKILSFRGKALPDELLVKAKKDGFADRYLAQILGVPEADIRKQRTALGVIEAWEPVPVSGVENAAYYYSTYNAPDKVTVSDRKKIMVLGGGPNRIGQGIEFDYCCVHAAFAIRDEGYESIMVNCNPETVSTDYDTSNKLYFEPLTVEDVLSIYEKEKPEGVIAQFGGQTPLNIAGELEKAGVRIIGTSPETIDLAEDRDRFRKMMRKLGIPMPESGMAINLQEALDVAKRIGYPLMVRPSYVLGGRGMEVVHDEEMLKRYVAAAVGVTPERPILIDKFLENAIEAEADAISDGTDAFVPAVMEHIELAGIHSGDSACVIPPISIAPRHLETINEYTRTIAIEFGVVGLMNIQYAIADDVVYILEANPRASRTVPLVSKICNISMARIATQVMLGKKLSELNLSTRAIPHFGVKEAVFPFNMFQEVDPVLGPEMRSTGEVLGLANSFGLAFYKAEEAAQQVLPAEGTVLITVEQKDKGGILSAAKKFQDLGFRIMATRGTQRYLADHGIDAQMILKMHEGRPNIVDSIKNGEIQLIINSPSGRTSAYDDSYIRKSAIKFRVPYITTIAAADAAVKGIAAFRQGHGRAKSLQSYHRDIK encoded by the coding sequence ATGCCGAAACGCAACGATATCAAAAAAATCATGATCATTGGTTCCGGGCCCATTGTCATCGGCCAGGCCTGTGAATTTGATTATTCCGGCACCCAGGCCTGCAAGGCCCTGCGGAAGCTTGGTTACGAAATTATCCTGGTCAACTCTAATCCGGCGACCATCATGACGGATCCCGGAACGGCTGATGTCACTTACATCGAGCCACTGAATGTCCAGTCCATGATTGAAATCATTGAAAACGAAAAACCCGACGCCATCCTCCCCAATCTGGGAGGACAGACAGGCTTGAACCTGACGGCGGAGCTGGCGAAACTGGGCATCCTGGAAAAATACGGGGTAAAGGTTATCGGGGTGCAGGTAGACGCCATAGAGCGCGGCGAGGATCGGATCGCTTTCAAGGAAACCATGACACGCCTGGGAATCGACATGCCGAAAAGCGAACCTGCCTATACCGTGGAGGAAGCGGAGAAAATCGCCTCAAAACTCGGCTACCCGGTGGTTGTTCGCCCGGCCTATACCATGGGTGGCACGGGCGGCGGTCTGGTTTATAATCTGGAGGAACTCCGGGCTGTTGCCAGTCGCGGGATTTCGGCAAGCCGCGTCGGACAGATCCTGATTGAAGAATCCGTCCTCGGCTGGGAGGAGTTGGAACTGGAAGTGGTCCGCGACGAAAAAAACCAGATGATCACTGTCTGCTTCATCGAAAATGTCGATGCCATGGGCGTCCATACCGGAGATTCCTACTGCACTGCGCCCATGCTGACCATCTCCCCGGAATTGCAGGAGCGTTTACAGAAATATTCCTACGCCATTGTCGAGGCCATTCAGGTCATCGGCGGGACCAATATTCAGTTTGCCCACAATCCGGAAACAGGGCGGGTTGTCATCATCGAGATCAATCCCCGCACCTCCCGGTCCTCCGCCCTCGCCTCGAAGGCCACGGGTTTCCCCATTGCCCTGGTCTCTTCCATGCTCGCGGGTGGGCTGACCCTTGACGAGATTCCTTACTGGCGGGAAGGAACCCTGGACAAGTACACCCCCTGGGGAGACTATGTTGTCATCAAGTTCGCCCGGTGGGATTTCGAAAAGTTCCCCGGCGCGCAGGACAAGCTCGGCACGCAGATGCGGGCCGTGGGTGAAGTGATGAGCATCGGCAAGAACTACAAGGAGGCCTTCCAGAAAGCGATCCGCTCACTGGAAAAGGGGCGCTACGGTCTTGGATTCGTGAAGGACTTCAACAGCAGAAGTCTCGATGACCTGCTGGAGCGTCTATCGGAACCTTCCAGTGAACGGCAGTTCCTCATGTACGAAGCGATCCGCAAGGGCGCCGACCTCGATCTGCTTCACAAGAAAACTCACATCAAAAGCTGGTTTCTCGAACAGATGAAGGAACTGGTTGATCTCGAAGAAAAAATTCTTTCCTTCAGGGGGAAAGCTCTGCCTGATGAACTACTTGTGAAGGCAAAGAAAGACGGTTTTGCCGACCGCTATCTCGCCCAGATCCTCGGCGTCCCGGAAGCAGATATCCGGAAGCAGCGAACCGCCCTGGGCGTAATCGAAGCCTGGGAGCCGGTACCCGTCAGCGGAGTGGAAAACGCAGCCTACTATTACTCCACATACAACGCCCCCGACAAGGTGACAGTCAGTGACCGGAAAAAGATCATGGTTCTGGGCGGCGGACCCAACCGGATCGGCCAGGGCATCGAATTCGATTACTGCTGCGTTCACGCGGCCTTTGCCATTCGGGATGAAGGCTATGAGTCCATCATGGTCAACTGCAATCCCGAAACGGTTTCTACGGATTACGACACCTCCAACAAACTCTATTTCGAACCGCTGACCGTGGAGGACGTCCTGAGCATCTATGAAAAGGAAAAACCCGAAGGCGTGATCGCCCAGTTCGGAGGTCAGACGCCTCTGAATATCGCCGGCGAACTGGAAAAAGCGGGGGTCCGGATCATCGGGACTTCTCCGGAAACCATCGATCTGGCCGAGGACCGGGACCGCTTCCGCAAGATGATGCGCAAATTGGGAATCCCCATGCCGGAATCTGGAATGGCCATCAATCTGCAGGAAGCCCTGGATGTCGCCAAACGGATCGGTTACCCTCTTATGGTTCGTCCTTCCTATGTTCTGGGAGGAAGGGGCATGGAAGTCGTTCATGATGAGGAGATGCTGAAACGCTACGTGGCTGCCGCGGTCGGGGTCACCCCGGAACGGCCCATTCTTATCGACAAATTTCTGGAAAACGCCATCGAGGCGGAGGCCGACGCCATATCCGACGGGACCGACGCCTTCGTCCCGGCCGTCATGGAGCATATCGAACTGGCGGGCATCCATTCCGGCGACTCCGCCTGCGTCATTCCACCGATCAGTATCGCTCCCAGGCATCTCGAAACGATCAACGAGTATACCAGGACCATCGCCATCGAGTTCGGAGTGGTGGGCCTGATGAACATCCAGTACGCCATCGCCGACGATGTGGTTTACATCCTGGAAGCCAATCCCAGGGCCTCGCGGACCGTACCTCTGGTTTCCAAGATCTGCAACATCTCCATGGCCCGGATTGCCACCCAGGTCATGCTGGGGAAGAAACTCTCGGAGCTCAATCTTTCCACACGCGCGATCCCCCACTTCGGCGTCAAGGAAGCGGTATTCCCCTTCAATATGTTCCAGGAAGTCGACCCGGTACTGGGTCCGGAGATGCGCTCTACCGGAGAAGTCCTCGGTCTGGCCAACTCCTTCGGTCTCGCCTTTTACAAGGCGGAGGAAGCGGCCCAACAGGTTCTGCCCGCCGAGGGAACAGTCCTGATCACGGTGGAACAGAAGGACAAGGGCGGAATTCTCAGCGCGGCCAAGAAGTTTCAGGATCTGGGTTTCCGGATCATGGCCACCCGGGGCACCCAGCGGTATCTTGCGGACCACGGCATCGACGCCCAGATGATCCTGAAGATGCATGAGGGACGTCCCAATATCGTCGACAGCATCAAAAACGGGGAGATTCAGCTTATCATCAACTCGCCGAGCGGCAGAACCAGCGCTTACGACGATTCCTACATCCGCAAGTCGGCGATCAAATTCAGGGTGCCCTATATCACGACCATCGCGGCGGCAGACGCGGCAGTCAAGGGAATCGCCGCGTTCCGTCAGGGTCATGGGCGGGCGAAGTCTCTGCAGAGCTACCACAGAGACATCAAGTGA
- a CDS encoding ABC transporter substrate-binding protein, giving the protein MMTRHPIIKVKGALFLLFILMSPAFFSSAHAGVLTDETGRRVNVPAHPRRIVSLAPDITEILFALGLEKEIVGVTRFSDYPEAARTRPKVGSYINLSLERILGLHPDLVIGTTNGNRKEAVDKLAMAGIPVYVTNPQRFSNIAETIVNIGRITGRDAAARKLAGEMKRKADRIVSRTVDCRKPKVFVQIDSNPLISIGRNTIYHELIGMAGGINIAGRAQGKYPRYSMESVIKERPDVILISSMIGKASRKAALDSWSRWQDIPAVRNRRIYFIDSDLTDRFSPRIVHGLEKIAEILHPECVRLEKTGRGKSR; this is encoded by the coding sequence ATGATGACCCGACATCCCATAATTAAAGTTAAAGGAGCGCTCTTTCTTCTCTTCATCCTGATGAGCCCGGCGTTCTTCTCTTCCGCTCATGCAGGCGTTCTGACGGATGAAACAGGCCGACGTGTCAATGTGCCCGCCCATCCCCGGAGAATCGTTTCCCTGGCGCCGGATATCACAGAGATCCTTTTTGCCCTTGGGCTGGAAAAAGAAATTGTCGGCGTCACCCGGTTCAGCGATTACCCGGAAGCAGCCCGGACCAGACCGAAGGTGGGCAGTTACATCAATCTCTCCCTGGAGAGAATCCTCGGATTGCATCCGGATCTGGTGATCGGGACAACCAATGGAAACCGGAAGGAAGCCGTCGACAAACTGGCGATGGCCGGAATCCCGGTTTATGTAACAAATCCGCAAAGGTTTTCTAACATTGCGGAAACCATCGTCAACATCGGCAGAATCACAGGGCGGGATGCAGCCGCCCGGAAACTGGCCGGTGAAATGAAAAGAAAGGCGGACAGGATCGTCTCACGAACCGTCGATTGCCGGAAGCCGAAAGTTTTTGTTCAGATCGATTCGAATCCCCTCATCTCCATCGGCAGAAACACCATTTACCATGAACTGATCGGCATGGCCGGGGGGATTAATATCGCGGGGCGCGCACAAGGCAAATATCCCCGGTACAGCATGGAGTCGGTCATCAAGGAACGACCGGACGTTATCCTGATTTCCTCCATGATCGGAAAGGCGTCCCGGAAAGCGGCTCTGGATTCCTGGAGCCGATGGCAGGATATCCCTGCCGTTCGGAATCGGCGGATTTACTTCATCGACTCCGATCTGACGGATCGCTTCTCTCCCCGAATTGTCCATGGACTGGAAAAAATCGCTGAAATCCTGCATCCGGAATGCGTGCGTCTGGAAAAGACCGGCAGAGGGAAGTCCCGTTAA
- a CDS encoding TonB-dependent receptor gives MNRHTLTVVLWMLSGCLFFCPQVYGQSEPDAVPMEEIVVTATRNKEEIRQVPANVSIITAKDIEESGATSIAEVLDRLENIQVRTYSGNPSEALIDLRGFGGDNPHGKTLVLLDGKRLNNPDMKSINWLQTSLSNIERIEVVRGAGSVLYGDSAVAGVINIITKKGEGKPEFSASFIAGSYGLHDEQAGVRGSEGKISYSLNGENQEIQGYRARSKYSSRGAGLNLGYEGNETWNASLALSYNRSDFDLPGSLTKLQYEQDRRQIGNPDDDRENTDFHANLALESHFGDAGSLHIQLLYGSKETEYNMKSWSSYSLVNLDSYGITPRYVLDRNIFNHKNTLTFGLDHYDEKLDKEGFSDREQTSRQSTADLSRKTLGFYVRNELHVQEDLIFTLGYRTERAKIQGKEIRTNGTLVFDEEKTHEGEAFESALTWLIGEKSKVFVKYATVFRYPFLDEQASYYGYGSDAFLTDLEMETGKTYEVGANFFLLRNLSLDLTLYRIDMENEIATNASGNQINLDKTRREGIELGASYLWEKVAKVYGQLSYRNSEFRSGPNFGKDVPLVPEILGSAGVILYLPYGLELNPEVKYIGKNYQGGDDSNVLEKVDDYTVYNLFLYYRPTIKNLKLSAFAGVENLTDEKHALIYWGGYYPLPGITVKGGISLKF, from the coding sequence ATGAATCGTCATACTTTAACTGTTGTTTTATGGATGTTGAGTGGATGCCTGTTTTTCTGCCCGCAAGTTTACGGCCAGAGCGAACCCGACGCCGTGCCGATGGAAGAAATCGTGGTTACGGCAACAAGAAATAAGGAAGAGATCCGCCAGGTGCCGGCGAATGTCAGTATCATTACAGCGAAGGATATTGAGGAATCCGGAGCGACCAGCATCGCTGAAGTTCTGGACAGGCTTGAAAACATTCAGGTCCGAACATACTCGGGTAACCCTTCTGAGGCTCTTATCGATCTCCGGGGTTTCGGCGGCGACAATCCTCACGGCAAAACCCTTGTTCTGCTGGACGGCAAACGACTGAACAATCCGGATATGAAATCGATCAACTGGCTTCAGACATCCCTGAGCAACATCGAGAGGATCGAAGTTGTCCGGGGTGCTGGAAGCGTGCTGTACGGGGACTCCGCCGTTGCCGGGGTGATCAACATTATCACGAAAAAAGGAGAAGGAAAGCCCGAATTCTCCGCCTCGTTTATCGCGGGAAGTTACGGTCTCCATGATGAACAGGCGGGAGTTCGCGGATCGGAAGGAAAAATTTCCTATTCCCTGAACGGAGAAAATCAGGAAATTCAGGGTTACCGCGCCCGTTCGAAGTATTCGTCACGGGGAGCCGGTCTCAATCTGGGTTACGAAGGCAATGAGACATGGAATGCTTCTTTGGCCTTATCCTATAACCGATCTGACTTCGATCTGCCGGGTTCCCTGACCAAGCTCCAATATGAACAGGACCGCAGACAGATCGGCAATCCCGATGATGACAGGGAAAACACCGACTTCCATGCCAATCTCGCCTTGGAATCACACTTCGGCGACGCGGGAAGCCTACATATCCAATTGCTGTACGGGTCCAAAGAAACTGAATATAACATGAAATCTTGGTCGTCCTACTCTCTGGTTAACCTAGACTCCTACGGAATTACCCCACGATATGTCTTGGACAGAAATATTTTCAATCACAAGAATACACTGACCTTCGGCTTGGATCATTATGACGAAAAACTGGATAAAGAAGGGTTCAGTGATCGGGAACAGACGTCCAGACAGAGCACTGCCGACTTGTCGCGAAAAACTCTCGGTTTCTACGTCCGAAACGAACTGCATGTGCAGGAGGATCTGATTTTTACCCTGGGTTATCGAACGGAAAGGGCCAAAATTCAGGGAAAAGAAATCAGGACGAACGGTACGCTCGTTTTTGACGAAGAGAAAACACATGAGGGTGAAGCCTTCGAATCGGCTCTGACCTGGCTGATCGGGGAAAAATCGAAAGTGTTTGTGAAATATGCAACGGTGTTCCGCTATCCCTTTCTAGATGAACAAGCATCTTATTACGGCTACGGTTCAGATGCCTTTCTGACGGATCTTGAAATGGAAACAGGAAAGACTTACGAAGTGGGCGCGAATTTCTTCCTTCTGCGGAATCTGTCCCTTGATCTGACTCTGTACCGGATCGATATGGAAAACGAAATCGCTACGAATGCCTCCGGGAATCAAATCAATCTCGATAAAACCAGACGTGAAGGGATTGAATTGGGCGCATCGTACCTGTGGGAGAAGGTGGCCAAAGTGTATGGCCAGTTGTCGTACCGCAATTCCGAATTCCGCAGCGGACCGAATTTCGGGAAGGATGTCCCTCTGGTGCCTGAAATTTTGGGCAGCGCCGGTGTCATTCTGTATCTGCCTTACGGTCTGGAGCTGAATCCGGAGGTGAAATACATCGGCAAAAATTATCAGGGTGGGGACGACAGCAATGTACTGGAAAAGGTTGACGACTACACCGTTTATAATCTCTTCCTTTATTACAGACCGACCATCAAAAACTTGAAGCTGTCCGCCTTCGCCGGTGTGGAGAATCTTACCGACGAGAAACACGCGCTCATCTACTGGGGCGGTTATTATCCGCTGCCAGGCATAACCGTGAAGGGTGGAATATCCCTGAAGTTTTAA
- a CDS encoding FecCD family ABC transporter permease, translating to MVESAVTLAKVIKVSLLLFLVLLATAAASLFCGPADTGLLQGFREILGERPEAAFALKPEDVTILFSLRLPRILFAGLVGASLSTAGVIFQALLRNPLADPYILGISGGSALGAIIGISAGMAVLPLGVPLPAFLGAAVTVILVLAAGGSVKGFSSGTMLLAGVIVNAFFSALIMLVLSLSSHADLQKVIFWLMGNLSLAEPGEILLTGLVLLAGFSIAWLHARSINLISLGEETAIHLGVAVERTRMILLLSGSLLTAVAVSFSGTVGFVGLIIPHMMRMLLGADHRLLLPASLLFGASFLIVADTLARTAIPDMELPVGVVTALCGSPYFLYLLRKGRFRPWSF from the coding sequence ATGGTCGAATCGGCCGTTACCCTGGCAAAAGTGATCAAAGTCAGCCTGCTGCTGTTTCTTGTTCTTCTGGCCACAGCTGCGGCTTCCCTGTTCTGCGGTCCGGCGGATACCGGCTTGCTCCAGGGATTTCGGGAGATTTTGGGAGAGCGTCCCGAGGCCGCTTTCGCATTGAAGCCGGAGGATGTGACCATCCTGTTTTCCCTGCGCCTCCCCCGAATTCTCTTTGCCGGACTGGTGGGGGCATCGCTGTCCACGGCGGGAGTGATCTTCCAGGCCCTGCTCCGAAATCCGCTGGCCGACCCCTATATTCTGGGAATATCGGGAGGATCAGCCCTGGGCGCCATTATCGGCATCTCGGCAGGAATGGCCGTTCTTCCCCTGGGCGTTCCCCTGCCGGCTTTTCTGGGGGCCGCCGTGACGGTGATCCTTGTTCTAGCGGCGGGGGGGTCCGTTAAAGGATTTTCTTCCGGGACGATGCTGCTGGCCGGCGTGATCGTGAACGCCTTTTTTTCCGCCCTCATCATGCTTGTCCTGTCCCTGAGCAGCCATGCCGATCTCCAGAAAGTCATCTTCTGGCTCATGGGAAATCTCAGCCTGGCCGAGCCAGGAGAGATCCTGCTGACCGGTCTGGTTCTCCTTGCCGGGTTTTCCATCGCCTGGCTGCACGCCCGCTCGATCAATCTGATATCGCTGGGTGAGGAAACTGCCATTCATCTGGGAGTCGCCGTGGAACGGACCCGGATGATCCTTCTCCTTTCCGGATCGCTACTGACGGCGGTGGCCGTGTCGTTCAGCGGCACGGTCGGCTTTGTGGGGCTGATCATCCCTCATATGATGAGGATGCTTCTGGGCGCCGATCACCGGCTGCTGCTTCCCGCATCTCTTCTGTTCGGCGCATCCTTTCTGATCGTGGCGGATACCCTCGCCAGGACCGCAATACCCGATATGGAGCTGCCCGTGGGCGTGGTGACCGCCCTCTGCGGTTCTCCTTATTTTCTATATCTGCTGCGCAAGGGACGGTTTCGGCCATGGTCGTTCTGA
- a CDS encoding dicarboxylate/amino acid:cation symporter: MDGRLKGKKTSTFFKSYGFTLLLILSILVGSGLGILLKKDAALLKPLGDIFLNLLFTALVPLVFFSIASAVAGMSNGRRLGKILSAMLAVFILTGTAASVLMVIGVSIYPPATGVHIELQSAGDIQQLKTSEQIVKAFTANDFNEILSKKNMLALILFSILVGLATSSLKERGRAFADFLTSASDVMMKVISFIMYYAPVGLCAYFAYLTGVFGPDLLGSYFRAMSLYYPLTIFYFFTGFTIYAYLAGKGRGVRTFWKNIIPPALTALATGSSVATIPSNLEAANRSGVPKDISELIIPIGATIHMDGSCLAAVLKIAFLFGIFQMDFSGPGTLLTAVGIALLSGTVMSGIPGGGFIGELLIISLYGFPLEAFPIISMIGVLVDPPATMVNATGDNVCSMIAARILGGKNWMKGIDI; the protein is encoded by the coding sequence ATGGACGGACGACTCAAGGGAAAAAAGACTTCAACCTTTTTCAAATCCTACGGATTCACCCTGCTTCTGATCCTTTCCATCCTGGTCGGCTCCGGACTGGGCATCCTGCTTAAAAAGGATGCCGCCCTTCTCAAACCCCTGGGTGATATCTTCCTCAATCTTCTCTTCACAGCCCTTGTTCCCCTCGTATTTTTCTCCATTGCCTCAGCTGTGGCGGGAATGTCCAACGGGCGGCGGCTGGGTAAAATTCTGTCCGCCATGCTGGCAGTCTTTATCCTGACCGGGACAGCAGCCTCGGTGCTTATGGTTATCGGGGTTTCAATTTATCCGCCGGCAACGGGAGTTCATATCGAGTTGCAATCGGCCGGAGACATTCAACAACTGAAAACGTCGGAGCAGATTGTCAAAGCATTTACCGCGAATGATTTTAATGAGATCCTGTCAAAAAAGAACATGCTGGCCCTCATTCTTTTCTCCATTCTGGTCGGGCTGGCCACCTCCAGCTTGAAGGAAAGAGGACGGGCATTTGCCGATTTTCTGACCTCGGCAAGCGACGTGATGATGAAAGTGATTTCTTTTATCATGTATTACGCGCCTGTCGGATTATGCGCCTACTTCGCTTATCTTACGGGCGTTTTCGGACCGGATCTCCTGGGATCCTATTTCCGGGCCATGAGCCTTTATTACCCCCTGACGATTTTCTACTTTTTCACCGGATTCACGATTTACGCCTATCTCGCCGGAAAAGGACGGGGGGTGCGGACTTTCTGGAAAAACATCATCCCACCTGCCCTGACCGCTCTTGCCACAGGGAGCAGCGTCGCCACCATCCCCTCCAATCTGGAAGCGGCCAACAGAAGCGGCGTCCCGAAAGACATCAGCGAACTGATCATTCCCATCGGCGCGACTATCCACATGGATGGCTCCTGTCTGGCCGCGGTCCTGAAGATCGCCTTTCTCTTCGGCATCTTTCAAATGGATTTTTCCGGGCCGGGAACGCTTCTGACCGCAGTCGGCATTGCCCTGCTGAGCGGGACCGTGATGAGTGGAATCCCCGGCGGCGGCTTCATCGGTGAACTGCTGATTATCTCTCTCTACGGCTTTCCCCTGGAGGCCTTTCCTATTATCTCCATGATCGGCGTCCTGGTCGATCCACCGGCAACCATGGTCAACGCCACCGGCGACAATGTGTGCAGCATGATCGCAGCCCGGATTCTGGGCGGGAAAAACTGGATGAAAGGCATTGATATTTAA
- a CDS encoding energy transducer TonB: protein MASLVLHALAILLVITAVAMHSVSGKAKKAPGFSVSLVNLSSPVSGKPVQQPGNRIQGLDSSASEVKKIQKSKSKFLGKPPDAPSLLDTEAVRNKTNIIRDAKVIAPAGSNPQSDGSVVALQATTPATAAGTAAKFQEGGSMSPGSAGENDDKREESRGTLRSAASRYGHAPLPVYPHIARQKGYEGVVLISVEILENGSPGQLLVKKSSGYAILDQAALNAVKKWKFYPAIKNNVRIRTWGDVPIRFVLQGSK, encoded by the coding sequence ATGGCGTCTCTCGTCCTGCATGCCCTGGCAATCCTGCTTGTCATCACGGCGGTCGCGATGCATTCAGTGTCGGGAAAGGCGAAAAAAGCGCCGGGATTTTCCGTATCCCTCGTCAATCTCTCCTCTCCTGTTTCCGGGAAACCGGTTCAACAACCAGGAAACCGCATCCAGGGTCTGGACTCCAGCGCATCAGAGGTGAAAAAAATACAAAAATCGAAAAGTAAATTCCTGGGAAAGCCGCCGGATGCCCCTTCTTTACTTGACACGGAGGCGGTCAGGAACAAAACGAACATCATCAGGGATGCGAAGGTCATCGCCCCCGCCGGATCGAATCCTCAATCCGATGGAAGTGTCGTTGCCCTGCAGGCCACCACGCCGGCAACCGCCGCAGGAACGGCTGCAAAATTTCAGGAAGGCGGCTCCATGTCCCCCGGATCAGCCGGTGAAAACGATGACAAACGGGAAGAATCAAGAGGAACTCTTCGCTCAGCCGCTTCCCGCTACGGCCACGCCCCTCTCCCCGTTTATCCGCACATCGCAAGGCAAAAGGGCTATGAAGGAGTGGTTCTAATATCCGTGGAAATTCTGGAAAATGGATCGCCAGGTCAACTTCTGGTAAAAAAATCCTCGGGATATGCCATCCTCGATCAGGCGGCACTCAACGCAGTCAAAAAATGGAAATTTTACCCGGCGATCAAAAACAATGTTCGCATCCGCACCTGGGGTGATGTCCCGATCCGGTTTGTCCTTCAGGGCTCAAAGTAA